The Acidobacteriota bacterium genome includes a region encoding these proteins:
- a CDS encoding dicarboxylate/amino acid:cation symporter, whose protein sequence is MIAQTSAASSHGGSLLRSLYVQVLIGITIGVLLGTFMPDAGVAMKPLGDGFIKLVKMLITPIVFTTVVVGIGQMGAMKDVGRVGLRALIYFEVVSTVALVVGLIVVMVVQPGAGMHVDPATLNASGVSAYTSAAGHASATDFLLGVIPDSVIGAFAKGDILQVLLFSVLFGLAMLHLQPGSGPLVALLEACAHGLFAVVALVMRLAPVGAFGAMAFTIGTYGLGTLLSLGKLMAAVYITCLLFVVIVLGAIVRFCGFSIFKLIRYIREELLIVLGTSSSESVLPRIMAKMERLGCAKPVVGLVVPTGYSFNLDGTAIYMTMAAVFIAQATDVHLSIRDTLSILGLLLVTSKGAAGVTGSGFITLAATLAAVPSIPVAGLTLLLGVDRFMSEARALTNLVGNVVATLVVARWDNALDEPRAHALLNGTAVIDEES, encoded by the coding sequence ATGATCGCGCAGACGTCCGCTGCATCCAGCCACGGCGGGAGCCTGCTCCGCAGCCTCTACGTCCAGGTCCTCATCGGCATCACGATCGGCGTCCTGCTCGGAACGTTCATGCCGGACGCGGGCGTGGCGATGAAGCCGCTGGGCGACGGCTTCATCAAGCTCGTGAAGATGCTGATCACGCCGATCGTGTTCACCACCGTCGTCGTCGGCATCGGACAGATGGGCGCGATGAAGGACGTGGGACGCGTCGGCCTCCGCGCGCTGATCTATTTCGAGGTGGTGTCCACCGTGGCCCTCGTGGTGGGCCTCATCGTCGTCATGGTGGTGCAGCCTGGCGCCGGCATGCACGTCGATCCGGCGACGCTGAACGCGTCTGGCGTCAGCGCCTACACGTCGGCCGCGGGACATGCGAGTGCGACGGATTTCCTGCTCGGCGTGATTCCCGACAGCGTCATCGGCGCGTTCGCCAAGGGCGACATCCTCCAGGTGTTGCTGTTCTCCGTACTGTTCGGCCTGGCCATGCTGCACCTGCAGCCGGGGAGCGGCCCGCTCGTGGCGTTGCTCGAAGCGTGCGCGCACGGGCTCTTCGCCGTCGTCGCGCTCGTGATGCGCCTGGCGCCCGTCGGGGCGTTCGGCGCGATGGCCTTCACGATCGGCACGTACGGTCTCGGCACGCTGCTGTCGCTCGGCAAGCTGATGGCGGCCGTCTACATCACCTGCCTGCTCTTTGTCGTCATCGTGCTCGGCGCCATCGTGAGGTTCTGCGGTTTCAGCATCTTCAAGCTGATCCGGTACATCCGCGAGGAGTTGCTCATCGTGCTCGGCACGTCCTCGTCCGAGTCGGTGCTGCCGCGCATCATGGCGAAGATGGAGCGGCTCGGGTGCGCGAAGCCCGTGGTCGGACTCGTCGTGCCGACGGGGTACTCGTTCAACCTCGATGGGACGGCCATCTACATGACGATGGCCGCGGTGTTCATCGCGCAGGCGACCGACGTCCATCTGTCGATCCGTGACACGCTGTCGATCCTCGGATTGCTGCTCGTCACGTCGAAGGGGGCGGCAGGGGTGACGGGCAGCGGATTCATCACCCTGGCCGCGACGCTTGCCGCCGTTCCGAGCATCCCCGTTGCCGGCCTCACGCTGCTGCTGGGCGTCGATCGCTTCATGTCCGAAGCCCGCGCGCTCACCAACCTCGTGGGCAACGTCGTCGCCACGCTCGTCGTCGCCAGGTGGGACAACGCCCTCGACGAACCGCGCGCCCACGCCCTCCTCAACGGCACCGCGGTGATCGACGAAGAGAGCTGA
- a CDS encoding carbohydrate-binding family 9-like protein — protein MSKPMSVWLVGVVAGACVLAGGVVSGQEAAGRTGDLPPIASYVAQGTVDTIRIDGVLDEVSWALAPRVGPFRLIRGPQRPPAFPTEAAVTWDATNLYVAFACTDAEPWARHTARDERLWQEEVVEIFLDPDGDGRQYAEIEVSPTNVVVDLMIPAPRTGGGDTRRWNAAGMQTAVTRHAAGWIAEVAIPWASLAESGVTSAPKPGDQWRVGLYRIKRPGGVAKAARIDALVQERGAAAAGRKAEIDAELEALRADDEYAAWSVTHGALGFHDPERFGVVTFVAAPRH, from the coding sequence ATGTCGAAGCCGATGTCGGTGTGGCTGGTGGGGGTGGTGGCGGGTGCATGCGTGCTCGCCGGCGGCGTAGTGTCGGGACAGGAGGCGGCGGGGCGCACGGGCGATCTGCCGCCCATCGCGTCGTATGTGGCGCAGGGGACGGTCGACACGATCCGCATCGACGGCGTGCTCGACGAGGTGTCGTGGGCGCTTGCACCGCGCGTCGGGCCGTTTCGGCTGATTCGTGGACCGCAGCGCCCGCCGGCTTTTCCCACCGAGGCGGCGGTGACGTGGGACGCCACGAACCTGTACGTCGCGTTCGCGTGTACTGACGCCGAACCCTGGGCGCGGCACACGGCGCGTGACGAGCGGCTCTGGCAGGAGGAGGTCGTCGAGATCTTCCTCGACCCCGATGGCGACGGACGGCAGTACGCCGAGATCGAAGTCAGTCCCACCAACGTCGTCGTGGACCTGATGATTCCCGCGCCGCGGACGGGCGGCGGCGACACGCGTCGCTGGAACGCGGCGGGTATGCAGACCGCCGTGACGCGTCACGCGGCTGGCTGGATCGCGGAAGTGGCGATCCCGTGGGCGTCGCTGGCCGAGTCGGGCGTGACGTCGGCCCCGAAACCTGGCGACCAGTGGCGCGTGGGGCTGTACCGCATCAAGCGTCCCGGGGGCGTCGCCAAGGCCGCTCGCATCGACGCGCTGGTGCAGGAGCGCGGCGCGGCGGCAGCCGGGCGAAAGGCCGAGATCGACGCGGAACTGGAGGCCCTGCGCGCCGACGATGAATACGCCGCGTGGTCGGTGACGCATGGCGCGCTGGGCTTCCACGATCCCGAGCGTTTCGGCGTGGTGACCTTCGTGGCCGCCCCCCGACATTGA
- the ytxJ gene encoding bacillithiol system redox-active protein YtxJ, which yields MMTMKPLLTIADLDAALDAAGDAPILLFKHSETCGLSLQAHEEVQALLADPAWDVPVYLISVQAARPVSNEIAERLGVRHKSPQALLVMGGTVRWHTSHLAITVPAVHAAVAAERAAVR from the coding sequence ATGATGACGATGAAGCCCCTCCTGACCATCGCGGATCTCGACGCGGCGCTCGATGCTGCGGGTGATGCGCCGATTCTGTTGTTCAAGCACAGCGAGACGTGCGGGCTGAGCCTGCAGGCCCATGAGGAAGTGCAGGCGCTGCTGGCCGATCCGGCCTGGGACGTGCCCGTGTACCTGATCTCCGTGCAGGCGGCGCGACCCGTGTCCAACGAGATCGCGGAACGCCTGGGCGTGCGGCACAAGTCGCCGCAGGCGCTGCTCGTCATGGGTGGGACCGTGCGCTGGCACACGTCGCACCTGGCGATCACGGTGCCGGCGGTGCACGCCGCCGTGGCGGCCGAGCGCGCCGCGGTACGGTAG